The following proteins are co-located in the Engraulis encrasicolus isolate BLACKSEA-1 chromosome 2, IST_EnEncr_1.0, whole genome shotgun sequence genome:
- the nme4 gene encoding nucleoside diphosphate kinase, mitochondrial → MALFPRCLLRGVSSQIRNLNVMPSSPKFMYESARCSSNTSGVRERTLIAVKPDGVHRRLIGQIIQRFEKRGFQLVGLKMLRVSEELLSQHYSSLCKKAFYPSLLHYMTSGPVVAMVWEGHNVVRSSRMLVGDTNPAEAPSGTIRGDFSIHISRNVIHASDSVDGAQKEIALWFQNSELMEWKCCDHDNLYQF, encoded by the exons ATGGCGCTCTTCCCTAGATGTCTTCTCCGAGGTGTATCTTCCCAAATCAGAAACTTAAATGTAATGCCATCGAGTCCTAAATTCATGTACGAGAGCGCGCGCTGCAGCAGCAATACCTCAG GTGTGAGAGAAAGGACTCTTATCGCCGTCAAACCTGATGGGGTTCACCGACGTCTCATCGGCCAGATCATCCAGCGCTTTGAGAAGCGCGGATTCCAGCTTGTTGGCCTGAAAATGCTACGG GTGTCCGAGGAGTTGTTGTCGCAGCATTACTCTTCCCTGTGTAAAAAGGCCTTTTATCCCAGCCTACTGCACTACATGACCTCAGGGCCTGTGGTTGCCATG gtctGGGAGGGGCATAACGTGGTGCGGTCCTCCCGCATGCTGGTTGGAGACACAAACCCTGCCGAGGCTCCTTCTGGGACTATTCGGGGAGATTTCAGCATTCATATCAGCAG GAATGTGATCCATGCATCTGACTCTGTTGACGGGGCACAGAAGGAGATCGCACTTTGGTTCCAGAACTCAGAGCTGATGGAATGGAAGTGCTGTGACCACGACAACCTGTATCAGTTCTGA